The Apibacter raozihei DNA segment TGCGGAATGCTTGAAAAGCTTTCCCGATTGTGTCCTCCTTCGATCACATACATTAATGCGCCTAATATCAGGGTGGTAATTAATATAAAATACAGAAACACAAAAATTTTCCTTTTACTGTTACGCAAAGAAATAAGAATCATGTTACTTTCGTCTACATAATTTCCTAATTTTAAAACTCTGAAAATTCTTAACAATCTTAAAATACGTATAATTGCTAGATAGTGAGATTGTATAAAAATAATGCTAAGGTATGTAGGCACAATGGATAATAAATCTATAATTCCATAAAAGCTAACCACATATTTTTTAGGATTTTTAACACTAATAAGCCTTAAGGCATATTCAATAGTAAAGGATATTGTCACCCACCAGTCCAGAATATAAAGCCAGAAACCAATTTTGTTATTTATCCCTCTTACACTTTCTAACATGATAATCAGTGTACTTAATGTGATAAAAAACAAAAGAAGTACATCAAATATTTTTCCTTTGTATGTGTCTGATTCAAAAATAATTTCATGAAGTTCAAATTTCCATTTGGCACTTCCCATTCTTTGTTTTGAATTAGATCCTTCGAAAAAAAATTTTATTCTTTTAAAAAATTTCATCACAAATCGGAATTATTATAATCAGTTCTGAATAAATTTATTATTTTTCATATTAAATAATAACAAATATAAAAATAAAATAATGTATACTTGGAAATATTCCTTATTTTTGTCTGATTGATGGTGATTTTGCTCATAATTTACATTATTTAGATAAAAACTTAAATACTGTCTAAATAAATTTCATATATTTGCAAAATAAGAACAAATTAATTTAACAAACAATAAATTTACTTCATCATGAAAGAAAAATTTTATATAGACGACACAGACAAACGCATTTTACAGTACTTGTCTATTAACACAAGAATGCCATTTACAGAAATCGCAAAAAAAATGGATGTTTCTGCAGGTACAATTCACGTAAGAGTTAAAAAAATGGAAGATGCAGGAGTTATTAAAGGAACTTCCTTAAACATTGATTATTCCATTTTAGGATATGGTTTTATTGCCTATGTTGGTATATTATTAACCAAATCAAGCAAAACTCAAAGTGTTCTTGAAAAACTTGCATTAATTCCAAATGTAACAACTGCTAATGTAATTTCAGGAAAGTATAACATTTATTGTAAAATAAACGCTAAAGATGCTGAAGATGCTAAAAATGTTATTTACAAAATAGATGATATAGATGACGTTTTAAGAACTGAAAGTATGATTTCTCTTGAAGAGAACATCAACGATCAGAACAGATTAATGGACGCTCTATTCAAATAAAATTATGTCACCCGAAGAAAAAGAAATCTATTTTAATGTAGCTATTTCAACCTCTTTGGTTTTATTCGGGTTTGACGGGGAAAAACTACGTGTTTTACTCAGAAAGAAAAAAAACGACCCTTTTCTTGGAGCAATGCTTCTTCCTGCCATATATGTAAAAGCAGATGAAAGCATTGATTCCAAGGTTAAGGAGTTGTTATATTCCCACACAAACGAAGAAAAAATATACATTGAACAGCTAAAGGCTTTTGCTAAAGTTTTTAGAAATCCTTTAGGAAGAGTCATCAATGTTGCCTATTACGGCACTGTCAAACTGGATGAAAAGCTATTAGAGTATTCCAAAAGCAGGAAAGAAGAATGGATTGAATACTCTAAAATTCCCGATCTGGCTTTCGATCACAACGAAATTATTGAATATGCTAAAGAACGCTTAAAACGAAGGGTTAAAAGAAGACCTATAGGCTTCTATTTATTACCTGAACACTTTACCATTTCTCAACTTCAGAAATTATATGAAACTGCACTCAACCGGGAAATGGATAAACGAAACTTTAGAAAAAAAATATTCAACTCTCAATTAATTATAGAAACGGATCTAACTGACAATTCAGGTTCAAGAAAATCTGCCAAATTGTTTAAGTTTGATGAAGAAAAATATGAAAAACTGAGCCTCAAAGGTTATGATTTTTTATTTTAAAACACTTAGACCTCCTGTTTTTAACTTTTATTGACAATTTATTTTAAAATTTAATGTTCCTGTTTCGATTAAATATTTTTTTTACCTTTACTTTGCCTAAGGGTAGTAAAATAAAGAATAGTTATGAGCAGTGATGAAGAAATTTTTGGTAAACGTCCAAAAGAATATTTTGAAGTAAAAAATAAAAAATCTGTTGGATTTTTATTATCTTCCCTTTACATGGGCTTTATGGGAAGCATACCCATTCTTCTGGGTATATTAGGATTTATGAAAATATATTTCCCCGGAGCTCCTCAATGGTTTTTTGTTTCAAATATTATTTTTGGTATTTTAATGATCATTGGCTCCTACGGAACCTACAATTTTAAAAAAAACGGAATCTATTTATTTACCGTTTCTTTAATTATTGATATTCTTTTTCATCTTTCATTAGGTTTGGAAGAACTGGATGCCATACACGGGTTATATTTCTTTATCGGATTTGCTTTAGTACCAATTATTCCCCGATGGAAATTTTTTAAATAATTTTAATTTATGAACATTGAAAAATTGAAGTATCCGATTGGAAAGTTTAAAAAATCCCAAAATTTAACAGCTAAAGATCTATCAATATTGATTCAAAAAATGGAATCTTTACCCAAAAGATTGTTAATAGAAGTATCTGACTTGTCAGAAAAACAGTTAGATACTCCTTATAGAGAGGACGGATGGAGTATACGGCAAGTAATTCATCATCTGGCAGACAGTCATGTGAATTCTTTTATTCGTATTAAGCTGGCTTTAACAGAAGAATTACCTGCAATCAAGCCTTATAAAGAGGAACTATGGGCTGTACTGGACGACTCATTAAATGCTCCTATTCGACCATCTTTACAAATAATTGAAGGTGTACATCAAAGATGGGTAATACTACTCAAAAAATTGTCTCCGGCCGAAATGAAAAAGTTTTTCAAACATCCTGACTTTGACGAGCCTGTTAAGATCGAAGATGCTATAGAGATGTATTCCTGGCATGGAGAACATCATCTTGCCCATATAACGACATTGAAAAATTTTAAAAACTGGAATTAATTCACCTGCTATTATAAATAAATTAAGAAATTCATGAGAATAGATATCATCAGTGCTGTTCCTGACATACTGAAAAGCCCCTTGCAGGAATCGATTATGAAGAGGGCTCAGGATAAGAAAGTAGTTGAAATTCACTTTCATAATCTAAGGGATTATGGTAAAGGCAATTATAGACAAATTGACGATACTCAATATGGAGGTGGTGCAGGCATGGTGATGATGGTGGAACCTATAGATAAATGTATTTCGCAATTACAATCAGAGAGAGTTTACGATGAAGTTATTTATATGACTCCTGATGGAGATACCTTAAATCAAAAAACCTGTAATCATTTATCCTTAAAAGAAAATATCATTATTTTATGTGGACATTATAAAGGGGTAGATCAAAGGGTAAGAGATTTATTTGTTACCCGTGAAATATCTATAGGTGATTATGTCCTAAGTGGTGGAGAATTGGGAGCCTGTGTCTTAGTTGATGCTATTGTTCGCCTGTTACCTGGTGTTCTTAATGATGAAACCTCTGCCCTTTATGATTCTTTTCAGGATAATTTATTAGCACCCCCTGTATATACCAAACCAGAAGAATATAAAGGAATAAAAGTTCCTGAGATTTTATTAAGTGGTAATTTTCCTAAAATTGAGGAATGGAGACATGAAATGTCCATAAAACATACACAGGAAAAAAGACCTGATTTATTTAATGAATAACTCTAAAAAAGTGACGAATGGATGAAATTATAAATAAAGTAGAAAAAAGCGGTTTAATTACTTTTGATTTAGAAGATTATTATCCTAAAGAATCCCGGCATGTATTTGATTTAAAAATCTATTTATATGAAGAATTAATTTTAAGAGAAAAAGATTTTCGAAAATCTTTAAATGAACTTGATTGGACCCAATATCAGAATTCCTATGTAGCTGTACATTGCTCTTCAGATGCTATTGTTCCCTCATGGGCATATTTACTTGTGGCCAGTTATTTAACCGGATATGCTAAAATGATTTCTTTTGGTACCTTACAAGATCTGGAAAGGGATATATATACCGAAATTATTCAAAGTATAAATGCAAATGATTATATAGATAAGAAAGTAATTGTAAAAGGTTGTTCAAATAAGCCTGTCCCTCAAAATGCATATTTACAAATCATTCAAAAACTAAAGCCTGTAGTTTCTTCTCTTATGTTTGGCGAGGCCTGTAGTACAGTTCCTATATATAAAAAGAAGAAAACTGAATCCTAATTAAGTTTGAGTTTTTGAAATTTGAGAATAATAATGGGCGCCAGCAATAAATATACCGGCTGTTTCCGTCCTGAGCCTATTTTCTCCTAAGCTTACTCCTCCTACGCCAGATTCGTATAAATCAGATATCTCTTTTTTTGAAAAGTCTCCTTCTGGACCTATCATAAAAGTAATTGCATCAGATATACCTAGAGCTTCATGTATTGGGCTTTTTTCATATTCTTTATAACAATGGGCTACCCATATTTTACCGTTAGATTCTGTATGAACGAAATCTTTAAACGCTGTCAACGGATTCAATATTGGAAAAAAACGCTGCAAAGATTGTTTACAAGCACTTTCTAATTGTTTCTCTAATCTCTCTAGTTTAAGTGTTTTTCTTTCCGAATTAGCACATAGTAACGGCGTAATTTCTGAAACTCCCAACTCAACTGCTTTTTCTAAAAAAAATTCAAACCGATCAATATTTTTAGTGGGAGCTATAGCTATGTGTAAATTAGTTTTAGACTTTTCTGTATCCGGATAAATTTCAATAATTTCAACTTCAGCTTTTTTTCCTGAAATTATCAAAGTTCCTTTCGCTAATTTACCTGCTCCATCTGTAACATAAATTTCCTCTCCACTACTCATTCGAAGGACTTTAACTATATGATGAGCTTCATCTTCTCTAATCTCAACATTATCTTTAAAAATACTACCTATAAACAACTTCATTAAAACTATAATTTACTATTGGTTAACAAAGATAAATAGAAATATGAAATTTTTTTATGTGTCAAAAATAAAAATAGCTCTTAAATTTTAAGAGCTATTTTACCAGTATACTTAATTATTATCATGAACGCTTAACCTACTGCTTCATAACATTACCTTTTGTATCAAAGTATATATTTCTGTGCCGTATGTTCCCATAATGATTATTAAATACAATACCTACGTCATAGGTAGTAACTCCACGCTCCACTTTCTTTTTAGTTCCAAGAATGGTTGCATTAGGATAGTTAGTTTTAATATAATCCTTTGCAAATGAAGGAGTATCTTTTATATGTAATTCTTCTTTAGAAGAGATAAGCTTGCCATTAGACTCTAATTCTAATTCAACTTCTCTACCCTCTACTTCAAATTCTACTTTGTAATAATAAAAAGTATTGTCTTTATCTTTATATTTCCATTCTTTATCTACAGCGTTAGGATAATTTTTAGTTACGTAATCCTTTACTGCTTTTGGAACCTGACTTTCATCGATGTCTTTAGCTAACAAAACTAAAGAAAACATCAAAAAGCTTAATAAGCTAAATACTATTTTTTTCATAACTCTACGATTTTAAATTTTTCTTATTATAATGACAAAATTAATATTCAATTCTGAAGCTATTCTGTAGCGAATAATGCATCTTAAAAAATTTACTTTTAAATTTAATATAATAAAAAAAGGCAAGTTAAATTTACTTGCCCTATATTAAAACTTTTAAATTAGTAATTGTTTATAGCAACCCTAACTCAAATTTAGCTTCTTCACTCATCATGTCTTTATCCCATGTAGGTTCAAAGGTTATTTTAACCTCTGCTTTAGTAATTTCATCAATTGATTCAATTTTTTCTTCAACCTCTAATGGCAAAGTTTCTGCAACCGGACAATTGGGAGTTGTTAAAGTCATTAAAATCTCAGCTTTACCCTCCGTACTTATTTGTACATCATAAATTAAGCCTAACTCATAAATATCAACAGGAATTTCCGGGTCGTAAACAGTTTTTAACTTTTCAACTATTTTTTCTGCTAATGCCTGTATTTGTTCTTCTGTTAGAGACATAATGTATTAATTAACAATATTCTTCAAAAGCGTGTTGTAAATTCTCAGCTATCATTTCAGCAGAATGTCCTTCAATATGGTGTCTTTCTAAAAAATGAACAAGTTCACCATCTTTAAACAGTGCTATAGATGGGGAAGAAGGAGGAAACGGAACTAAATGCTCTCTAGCTGTTTTAACAGCATCTACATCAAACCCTGCAAAAGTAGTAACTAGATGATCCGGTTTTTTTCCAGAGCCTTCTACAGATAATACTACACCTGGACGTGCAGCACCAGCGGCGCATCCACAAACAGAATTAATGATTAGCAAAGTGGTTCCTGATTGTTTTAATGCGTTTGAAACTTTTTCTGCTGTATTTAAGTCTTCAAATCCTTTATTTGTTAATTGTGCCTTCATCGGCAATACCATTTCTTCTGGGTACATAATCTCCTATTGTTTTATATATTTATACAAAAATAATTATTGTTTGTCATTCATACAAATACTCTATATCTTTGACAAACTATAATGCTTTACTTAAGCTCAAAAATAATACTGATAATTATTTTTTTAATCAATATTCGTTATAGTATTATTAGTTTTTATGAATCAGAAATATACGAAAAACGAACATTTAAAAGGTGAAAAACAAATAAAATATTTATTTGAAAAAGGTTTATGGGCAAGCAAATTTCCACTTAAAATAATTTACACACCACAATTGCAACCAGATAACCTTCATAAAGCCGGTGTTTCCGTTTCAAAAAGAAATTTCAAACATTCCGTTGATCGAAACTATATTAAAAGACTTTTAAGGGAGTGTTACAGGTTAAATAAAAATAAAATATATACTCTTTTCCCTCAGGCTCATTTGTTAATGATCATATATACGGGAAAGGATAAACCTACGTTTAAAGAATTAGAAAAAAATTACATTAAACTCTTAGAAAAAATCAGCTCTCTTAATAAAAACTAATGAATCTATTTTATTTTTTAGATAATACCCTCAATTGTTTAATAATAAATACTACTAGAATTCCTAAAACAGCTACTAATCCGGAATATAAAAATTTATCATTTGGCTCATGGGTCAAATTTAACTTATAGTTAATAAGACTTGCATTAAAAACCACAACGGCTAAAAAAACTATAAGGGCTATATTTAGAAAATTTTTCATTTTACTCATTTTTACAAATATAAGAAAGTTTTATAATCCATAATTTTAATTAATCGTTCCAATTAATGAAGCAATGTTTGCTGTAAAAAGCTTTATCGATATCGCTAATAATATAACACCAAATATTTTTTTCATTACAGAAATAATTCCGGGCCCAAGTATTTGTTCCAATTTTCCGCTATATTTCAAAACTAAATAAACGACTAACATATTTAAGATAATCGCAAGAATTATATTTTCTGTGTGATATTCTGCCTTTAAAGCTAGTACAGCTGTAAGGGAACCTGCTCCGGCAATTAAAGGAAATGCAAGAGGGACAATAGATGCAGATTGTGGCTCATCCATTTTATTAATCTCAATTCCAAGTATCATTTCCAATGCGATTACAAAAAGAACGAAAGCTCCAGCTACTGCAAAGGAATAAACATCTATTCCGATTATTTTGAGTAATTTTTCGCCAATAAATAAGAATCCTATAAGAATACCACAGGCTACCAAAGACGTTTTTCTGGCTTGCAGGTATCCTATCTTCCCTTTAATTGTCACGATTATAGGTATGCTTCCTATTATATCTATAATAGCAAATAACACCATAAAGCAACTTACAATTTCTTTAATAGAAATGTTTGATAGCATTTTTTAATATTTATTCAACAAAGTTAATTAAATTTGAAAAAATAATAAAAATACGAATTAACCACTTTTATTAACTCACAAAAACAAATCTAATTTAATTTTTTTATTAAGTCTTCAATTTTCAGATAAACGGAAAGTAACGAATCCTGATCTGTTAAATTTGAGTATTGTTCAATCTGGGATTTCAATAATAAATTTTTACATTCTTCTGCAAACTCATCTCCAAATTTATTGATTAACTTTTCTTCAATATCTACAGAAGTAATAAATTGTTGTTGTTCAATACCTAAATTCTGGTAAATTGCAGCCTGTATTATTGATTCTGCTAAAGAATAAAATGCTTTTTTATCATCGCCTTTCTCTGCTATTTTTTTTAACTGAAATAACTCGGCTTCAAAATTTTTCTTATCTGAAGGAGGTGGTGATAATTTGTTAATTTTATGAACTGAAGTTTTATCTATTTCATTTACAGTATTCACATTTTTTTTAATCCTTTTTTTCTTTTTATATAAAATAAAAAACAAAAATCCACTTAAGAATACTACTCCTGCAACAATCAATAGAACAGCACTTTTTTCGGTTTTTACCGGTTTCCCTTCCAAAACTTCAGAAATAGTTTCTTTAACATGTAAATCAGGAATATACGATTTTAATTTGTCAGAGTCTCTGGATTTAATATTTGTTTCAATACTATCAGATTTCACATTTTTAAGAGTATCTTCTCTGACTTTAAAAACTACTGGTTCTGCTGAAATAGTTTTAAATTGCTCATCCTTCGGATCAAAAAAAGTGAATGGTTTTACTTTAATTGAGAAACTCCCGCTCTTTTGAGGTACAAGAACTGTCGACATGACTATTTTCCCTACAACACCATCGGTTCCTGGTAAAGTTTCCATTTTATTCTTTGGACTATACTGCTCTATATTTTTAGGAATTATCAATTCTGGAGATTTCAATAATCCTATATTTCCTTTACCGGTAATTTCAACCGTAACGGTGGCTGCTTCAGATAAGTTTAAACTTTCTTTATTAGAATGTGCCTTTATTTTATAATTTCCTACAACTCCGTAAAATCCCTCCGGAGCATTGTCCGGTATTTTCTTAACCTGAAGTGTCACCGGAGCTGATTTTATATAAATTTCCTGTTCATCGAAAAAACCTTCTGCAACAGTTAAAGTCAAAGTAAATGGATATATGGTTAATGTTCCCGGTTTTGATGGAAAAATCACATAGGAACCTATAACTCTTGACAGATAAGCCTCACCATTAATAATTTCCTGTTCATAAGTGTTATTTCTTTCTTTGATAGGCTGTACAAATAATCCCTGAAAATTAGGAGGTGATAAATTACTCAAACTGTTAATCAAATCGACTTTTTTTGTATAAAATTTCAGCTTACCTGTAATACCTTCATTCTGGAAAGGATTTCGATCTGAAACTTTAAAGGCGAGAAAAGCATCTCCCATGCCCAACATATTAATTCGATCTTCCTGAATATCTGTTCGCTCTTCTTGTACCGAAATACTTAACGGTTTTGATGTATAAGTCTTTCCATTAACTGTTACAGATGCTGCTCCGATTTTTATACTTCCCGGTTTAATTGCTCTTAAAGTGATTTCTTCACCATAAAGAAGTATCATTTCATCATTTTCGTACCCTTGTTTTTGAATCACATTTCTGGCTACAACCTGGGAATTGGAAAAATTAGGCAGCTTAATAGTAGAGACAGAGTTAGCAGACGATTTACTTTTAATACTTAATATAAACTGAACGTGAATAGGTTCGTTAAGTATTACCTCTTTTTTTTGAGGAACAGCTTGAAACGTTACCTGAGCTCCCAGCCAGTATATTCCAAAAAAAATATTACAAAATAATAAAAATCCCTTCATTACCAATCTTTTCCTCTAGAATCCCCTGACGGAGGAATTCTTTTATTAATTATTTTTTGCTGAGCCCTTCTTTCTTGTTCTTTCATTGCTCCCAAAATACCTTCGTAATACTGCTCTTGCATTGAACCTGAAACATTCTCTTGTTCTCTGGAGTTAGAATTTTTAATTCCTTCGCGCCCTTCCTGGTTTCCTACTCCCTGACCCGACTGATTATCTCCCTGCCCTCCTGACTGACCTTGTTGACCTTCTTTATTTTCTTGTGGGGATTGTGATTTTTTATCTTCAGAATTATCAGGATTTTGATCCTTTTCCCCATCTTTATTTTCATTCTGATTATTAGAATCAGAATTATTATTTTTTTGTTGCTGTTTTTCCTGTTCTTTTAATTTCTCTTTTGTCACAGCATAATTATATCTTGCTTTATCGTCCCTGGGGTTAAGTTTCAATGCTTTTTTGAATGATTCTGCTGCTTTTTTATAATCCTTCTTTTTAAAATATCCATTTCCTGCATTGAAATAAGCCTGAGACTTTTCCAATTTTCCGGATGCAAATTTAATTGATTTTTCAAATTGAGATATAGCATCAGAGTATTTTTTCTGCCGATACATGGCATTTCCTAAATTAAAATTAGATTTGTAGGAATCGCCTCCTTCCTGAATGGCTCTAAGGTAGTTTGCAGCAGCTTCATCATATGACTGCACAACATAATTTTTATTCCCTTCAATTAAATATTTCCTTGCCTTACCCTGAGAAAACAAGATGTAAGGAAACAATAAAAAGATAAAACCTGCTATATTTATTCTCAGATACATTTTAACAAATTTACAAAGTTTATACGTTAAAATCTCGCTTATAGTTTGTTAAAGAAATAATAATTAACAGTAGTAATGCTATTCCTATAAAAAACTGAAAGTATTGCTTTGAATCATATGTATAGCTAAGAGACTGCTCTTTTTTACCCAGTTTTGACATTTCATCAAATATTTCTTTCGTAATTTGTTCTGATGGTCCTCCTCCGTAAAAGTAAGCGCCTTTTGTCTCAAAAGCTAAATTTTTTAATGACGTATCTACTAATCGGGTTAATACAACATTTCCTTCTTCATCTTTTTTATAACTGGTATACCCACCACCATCCTGTACTGGAATAGGAGCTCCCTGTGGTGTCCCGATTCCAACAGAAAAAATAGTTATATCATTTTTATTCGCTGTATTTACTGCTTTATTTACTTCTCCTTTATGAGTTTCACCATCTGAAACCAAGATTATTGCTTTTGATGTATTGGCTATATTGGAAAGCATATTTGAAGCTTCCAGTACCGCATCTGCTATATTGGTTCCCTGAGCCGAAATTAAATTAGTATCAACTCCACTCAAATATAATTCCGCTGCACCGTAATCGTTAGATAATGGCATTACAGAATATGCCTGACCTGCAAAAATTACGATTCCGACCCTGTCTCCTCCCAATTTGGTTATTAAATCGCTGACAATTTTTTTTGCTTTTTCCATTCTTGAAGGAATTACATCTTCCGCATTCATAGAATTAGAAACATCTATGACAAATACCATATCTATACCTTCTCTTTTTACCTGTTTTTTTTCCATTCCTCCCAGCCAGTTAACCAGACCAAGTACTATCATAAAAAAGGAAATAATTACCAATATATTATCTCGTATAAAAGCAGAAAAATTAATGTTTCCAAAAATACGTTTTTGCATTTCCGAATCAGCAAATTTATTTACAGCTGATTTTTTCCACTTGTATAGGTATAAAACTCTCCATATAAGAAAGGGTAGCAATAAAAGCAGGTATAAATAGGATGTTTTTTCTAGTTCCCAGTTCATAATTTCAACTAATTAATACTTCTGATAACAAAACCTCTTAACATAAGTTCCAGCAATAAAAGGATAAGAGCTGGAAGAAGAAACATTCTGTACTTTTCCGTATAATTATAATACTTTAGATTATTAATGTCCGATTTTTCCAATTGGTTAATATTGTCGTAAATATCTTGTAAACTTTGAGTATTGGTAGCTCTGAAATATTCTCCTCCTGTTTTTTTAGCAATTTCTTTCAATAATTCTTCGTCTATTTCAACTCTCTGCTTTTCAAAATATATTTTCCCTGTAAATGCATCAATGGATGTAGGAAATAAAGCCCAGCCATTCGTTCCGATACCTATTGTATAAACCTTAATACCATTTTTTGCGGCAATATCCGCTGCTGTAGCAGGCTCAACAAAACCATCATTATTAACTCCATCAGTCATTAAAATAACTACTTTAGACTTGGCCTTACTATCTTTTAAATGATTCACAGCAGTCGCCAACCCAACTCCTATTGCTGTTCCCCCGTCGAGTGTCTGGGTTTTGAGATCTTCTAACTGTTGTTTAAGTATATTTCTATCAATAGTTAAAGGTACTAACGTTAATGCTTCTCCTGAGTATGCAATGAGTCCAATACGATCAATAGGTCTTTCCATGACAAACTTTACTGCCACTCCTTTTAGTGCTGTTAGCCGATCCGGATCCAGATCTTTGGCCAGCATACTTAAGGAAACATCTACAGTAAGCATTATATCTATTCCTTTTTCATTTTCTAAAGTTTGAGCTACATCAACTACCCTGGGCCTGGATATAGCTAAAATTAATAATATCAAGACTACTATTCTTAACCAATAAACTACAGGCCTGATAGTTCC contains these protein-coding regions:
- a CDS encoding iron-sulfur cluster assembly protein, which gives rise to MSLTEEQIQALAEKIVEKLKTVYDPEIPVDIYELGLIYDVQISTEGKAEILMTLTTPNCPVAETLPLEVEEKIESIDEITKAEVKITFEPTWDKDMMSEEAKFELGLL
- a CDS encoding DUF2480 family protein, producing MDEIINKVEKSGLITFDLEDYYPKESRHVFDLKIYLYEELILREKDFRKSLNELDWTQYQNSYVAVHCSSDAIVPSWAYLLVASYLTGYAKMISFGTLQDLERDIYTEIIQSINANDYIDKKVIVKGCSNKPVPQNAYLQIIQKLKPVVSSLMFGEACSTVPIYKKKKTES
- a CDS encoding Lrp/AsnC family transcriptional regulator, which gives rise to MKEKFYIDDTDKRILQYLSINTRMPFTEIAKKMDVSAGTIHVRVKKMEDAGVIKGTSLNIDYSILGYGFIAYVGILLTKSSKTQSVLEKLALIPNVTTANVISGKYNIYCKINAKDAEDAKNVIYKIDDIDDVLRTESMISLEENINDQNRLMDALFK
- the trmD gene encoding tRNA (guanosine(37)-N1)-methyltransferase TrmD, with the translated sequence MRIDIISAVPDILKSPLQESIMKRAQDKKVVEIHFHNLRDYGKGNYRQIDDTQYGGGAGMVMMVEPIDKCISQLQSERVYDEVIYMTPDGDTLNQKTCNHLSLKENIIILCGHYKGVDQRVRDLFVTREISIGDYVLSGGELGACVLVDAIVRLLPGVLNDETSALYDSFQDNLLAPPVYTKPEEYKGIKVPEILLSGNFPKIEEWRHEMSIKHTQEKRPDLFNE
- a CDS encoding ion transporter encodes the protein MKFFKRIKFFFEGSNSKQRMGSAKWKFELHEIIFESDTYKGKIFDVLLLFFITLSTLIIMLESVRGINNKIGFWLYILDWWVTISFTIEYALRLISVKNPKKYVVSFYGIIDLLSIVPTYLSIIFIQSHYLAIIRILRLLRIFRVLKLGNYVDESNMILISLRNSKRKIFVFLYFILITTLILGALMYVIEGGHNRESFSSIPQSMYWAIVTLTTVGYGDVAPVTILGKIIASGIMILGYSIISVPAGLISVEYRRNKNSLMNTQICRYCMAENHEIDAIYCKRCGHLLNEPAEDEVNKKQEKKS
- a CDS encoding NUDIX hydrolase gives rise to the protein MSPEEKEIYFNVAISTSLVLFGFDGEKLRVLLRKKKNDPFLGAMLLPAIYVKADESIDSKVKELLYSHTNEEKIYIEQLKAFAKVFRNPLGRVINVAYYGTVKLDEKLLEYSKSRKEEWIEYSKIPDLAFDHNEIIEYAKERLKRRVKRRPIGFYLLPEHFTISQLQKLYETALNREMDKRNFRKKIFNSQLIIETDLTDNSGSRKSAKLFKFDEEKYEKLSLKGYDFLF
- a CDS encoding MarC family protein, which codes for MLSNISIKEIVSCFMVLFAIIDIIGSIPIIVTIKGKIGYLQARKTSLVACGILIGFLFIGEKLLKIIGIDVYSFAVAGAFVLFVIALEMILGIEINKMDEPQSASIVPLAFPLIAGAGSLTAVLALKAEYHTENIILAIILNMLVVYLVLKYSGKLEQILGPGIISVMKKIFGVILLAISIKLFTANIASLIGTIN
- a CDS encoding YfiT family bacillithiol transferase; the protein is MNIEKLKYPIGKFKKSQNLTAKDLSILIQKMESLPKRLLIEVSDLSEKQLDTPYREDGWSIRQVIHHLADSHVNSFIRIKLALTEELPAIKPYKEELWAVLDDSLNAPIRPSLQIIEGVHQRWVILLKKLSPAEMKKFFKHPDFDEPVKIEDAIEMYSWHGEHHLAHITTLKNFKNWN
- a CDS encoding PepSY-like domain-containing protein; protein product: MKKIVFSLLSFLMFSLVLLAKDIDESQVPKAVKDYVTKNYPNAVDKEWKYKDKDNTFYYYKVEFEVEGREVELELESNGKLISSKEELHIKDTPSFAKDYIKTNYPNATILGTKKKVERGVTTYDVGIVFNNHYGNIRHRNIYFDTKGNVMKQ
- a CDS encoding RsmE family RNA methyltransferase, with the protein product MKLFIGSIFKDNVEIREDEAHHIVKVLRMSSGEEIYVTDGAGKLAKGTLIISGKKAEVEIIEIYPDTEKSKTNLHIAIAPTKNIDRFEFFLEKAVELGVSEITPLLCANSERKTLKLERLEKQLESACKQSLQRFFPILNPLTAFKDFVHTESNGKIWVAHCYKEYEKSPIHEALGISDAITFMIGPEGDFSKKEISDLYESGVGGVSLGENRLRTETAGIFIAGAHYYSQISKTQT
- the rnpA gene encoding ribonuclease P protein component; this encodes MNQKYTKNEHLKGEKQIKYLFEKGLWASKFPLKIIYTPQLQPDNLHKAGVSVSKRNFKHSVDRNYIKRLLRECYRLNKNKIYTLFPQAHLLMIIYTGKDKPTFKELEKNYIKLLEKISSLNKN
- a CDS encoding BrxA/BrxB family bacilliredoxin; its protein translation is MYPEEMVLPMKAQLTNKGFEDLNTAEKVSNALKQSGTTLLIINSVCGCAAGAARPGVVLSVEGSGKKPDHLVTTFAGFDVDAVKTAREHLVPFPPSSPSIALFKDGELVHFLERHHIEGHSAEMIAENLQHAFEEYC